Below is a window of Saccharomonospora viridis DSM 43017 DNA.
GTGCTGGCACGTCGGTGTGGCACTCACCCCGAGGTGTTCCCAGCCGGGGCGGCCGTGGGCCCGCCACAGTGCATGAGCGGATTCGACGACCTCCCACAGCAACGTCGGGCCGTGCTGAACGACGCGGCGGGTGCCGTTCGGTCTGGCGTCGGTCTCGACTTCGGCCCACGAACCGTCGGATCCGGTGAGGACGACGGCGCGGGGCGTGTCGGCGTTGGTGTAGTCGGCCCCGTAGCGCATGCCCACCGTGACGCGAGTGGGCATCGACAGGCAGGCCAAAAACCACGGCACCGGTTCCCGACACACCGGCGCGTTCAGGGACGTGTGGGACCGCCGGACCTCGGCGGTGACTTCGTAGTCCACGCGGCAGCTCGGCGGAACCGCTTCCCCGGCCGGACGGCGCAGTTGCATGCAGGCGGCCCTGCCGGGGACGAACCGGCCTGCCACGAGCATGCCGCGCCCCTCGTGCCGTAACAGGGCCAGATTCCCGGCCGTGACGTTGCGGCGGACGTCGGTGAGGAGGAGCCCGCCCGGCCGTAGTTGCTCGATCCACGCGGCGGGGATGTGGGGGACGGCGACGGTGGAGATGATGCGGTCGTATTTGTGGTGGGCGGGCACGCCGTGGAACCCGTCGCCCTGCACCAGGGTGGGCGTGTAGCCCAACGATCGCAGCCGCACCCGTGCGGCCTCGGTGTAGGCGATGTCGATGCTGGTCACCGCCGTGTCACCCAGCAGCTCGCACAGCA
It encodes the following:
- a CDS encoding methyltransferase domain-containing protein is translated as MRTTHRATGRVTVTAHTRRAAKALAQELVDDGTLRSTSLRKAVENVPRHIFVPFYYVQDRTGVWQRHDVRDEYDAAALYRNVTLVTDIDGQGRALSFSSEPGLSTRMLDMLELEPGHRVLEIGTGTGYTTALLCELLGDTAVTSIDIAYTEAARVRLRSLGYTPTLVQGDGFHGVPAHHKYDRIISTVAVPHIPAAWIEQLRPGGLLLTDVRRNVTAGNLALLRHEGRGMLVAGRFVPGRAACMQLRRPAGEAVPPSCRVDYEVTAEVRRSHTSLNAPVCREPVPWFLACLSMPTRVTVGMRYGADYTNADTPRAVVLTGSDGSWAEVETDARPNGTRRVVQHGPTLLWEVVESAHALWRAHGRPGWEHLGVSATPTCQHVWLGSPDSDIRWDLPMRV